The following are from one region of the Halarcobacter sp. genome:
- a CDS encoding fumarate reductase iron-sulfur subunit: protein MSTQKGREITIKVLKFNPRSAVSKPHYVDYKLEETPGMTLFIALTYIRENLDPDLSFDFVCRAGICGSCGMVVNGKPALACRTLIANYPDGVITLLPMPAFELIKDLSVNTGKWMDAMSKRVESWVVTNEETDITKLEERIDPEVANDTFELDRCIECGICVASCGTMLMRPDFVGPVGMNRVARFEIDPHDKRTADDFYELIGDDDGIFGCMSLMACEDHCPKHLPLQNKIAYLRRKLVSLR, encoded by the coding sequence ATGAGTACACAAAAAGGTAGAGAAATTACAATTAAAGTACTTAAATTTAATCCAAGAAGTGCGGTTTCAAAACCTCACTATGTTGATTATAAATTAGAAGAAACTCCAGGGATGACTCTTTTTATTGCATTAACATACATTAGAGAAAACCTAGACCCAGACTTATCATTTGACTTTGTTTGTAGAGCAGGTATTTGTGGTTCTTGTGGTATGGTTGTAAATGGTAAACCTGCACTAGCTTGTAGAACACTGATTGCAAACTATCCTGATGGTGTTATTACACTACTTCCTATGCCAGCATTTGAACTGATTAAAGATTTATCAGTTAATACTGGTAAATGGATGGATGCAATGTCTAAAAGAGTTGAATCATGGGTTGTTACTAATGAAGAGACTGATATTACAAAACTTGAAGAAAGAATTGATCCAGAAGTTGCAAATGATACATTTGAGTTAGATAGATGTATTGAATGTGGTATTTGTGTTGCTTCTTGTGGTACTATGCTAATGAGACCAGACTTTGTTGGTCCAGTTGGGATGAACAGAGTAGCAAGATTCGAAATTGATCCACATGATAAAAGAACAGCTGATGATTTCTATGAATTAATCGGTGATGATGATGGTATTTTTGGTTGTATGTCATTAATGGCTTGTGAAGACCATTGCCCAAAACACTTACCATTACAAAATAAAATAGCTTATTTAAGAAGAAAACTAGTTTCACTTAGATAA